One Roseimaritima multifibrata DNA window includes the following coding sequences:
- a CDS encoding hybrid sensor histidine kinase/response regulator — protein MWFFVHLKSNWILCGLLVFSFSPAGSLIANSIEASEAGVITSFPEMRSRMRESPAQSFPFDIKVRLAFVSPGWNRFRVQNEGLGRWCTISAELQSVVEKCTIGDQLRIRGHIVHQGFIQVDDLEFLAEGLNRDLTSIPVVQDGEPQLWRYVEYEGIVESVFESPSQIQFTFRDNGLQLCAKLHTTTSDSASYQLAGKRVKLWGYLEKDAGFANDPFDGLRILMMSRDQLQIVDPEEAAAKIPEADVLTDKVVLFQDSDHLILDGYRLSPIPQIVLSPGDLVDVSLVPVVPESDGEWSKQASAENKRVGWMHLVSVGNTLRAKETTPQAILQSQAFYQNATLESTVEEILFDVRHTTLRLSEGGVNYVALFPAPESVDWTYISTQRKRYPVGSRIKLTGVVDVADADFMNAAFLLRGDELDKIQILVIPLQWTLAQLKWAFLLLGGILIVVLLWQFSLRRQVLAATQELRSLNARVSAATRAVRDGILVFDLDRKVSQTDEDLERIIGESIDLGVTDAIVLRTHLGARFSRTAAFNNFWQAAFDNPALTKTNEFETVSPAGWLSVYTAPVFDDEGVYFGRIWTFDDITQRKRFEEECVQSQKIRAIGRLAGGVAHDFNNLLHVIGASLDQVVAAPDSSTVAEPIAIASAAVKRASDITHHLLTFSRRSTLSKKTIQVTELIDQVAGLMRSTLGADVDFRTDVSKDLWPVEADAGQLEQVLINLCLNARDALRKRPGVIRIHAENSTFDKIGQTVKIRVCDNGGGIPHEMLDKIFEPFFTTKEIGEGTGLGLATALGVIEQHGGRIFCESVYQKGTEIVIHLPKSDKPAVPVPVKNHSLASEEVRRPKRVLLIDDDDMVLRSTSLMLQRLHHDVVCAIGGQAGLELLGADKPFDVVMLDLTMPEMSGLETLEAIRKQNAEIPVIICSGYSEDAEQLIHQKEMRPDAFLAKPFRSKDLREILLAFDSPK, from the coding sequence ATGTGGTTTTTCGTCCATTTGAAGTCGAATTGGATCCTGTGCGGTTTGCTTGTATTCAGTTTTAGTCCGGCTGGATCTTTGATTGCGAATTCGATCGAAGCAAGCGAAGCGGGCGTGATCACCAGTTTCCCTGAAATGCGATCTCGGATGCGGGAAAGCCCCGCACAGTCTTTTCCGTTCGACATCAAAGTTCGATTGGCTTTTGTTAGTCCTGGTTGGAACCGGTTTCGAGTCCAGAACGAGGGGCTTGGACGATGGTGTACGATCAGCGCTGAACTGCAGTCCGTCGTTGAAAAATGCACGATTGGTGATCAGTTGCGAATCCGCGGACACATCGTGCACCAAGGTTTCATCCAGGTAGACGATTTAGAATTTTTGGCCGAAGGTTTAAACCGAGACCTCACATCGATCCCTGTCGTGCAGGATGGCGAACCACAGCTTTGGCGATACGTCGAGTATGAAGGAATCGTCGAATCCGTATTCGAATCTCCATCGCAGATTCAATTTACCTTTCGCGATAACGGTCTCCAGCTCTGCGCGAAACTCCACACAACGACGTCGGATTCAGCCAGTTACCAGTTGGCAGGAAAGCGGGTTAAGTTGTGGGGCTATTTAGAAAAAGACGCCGGTTTCGCCAACGATCCATTTGACGGCCTGCGTATCTTGATGATGTCTCGCGATCAGTTGCAGATTGTCGATCCGGAGGAAGCGGCCGCGAAGATTCCTGAAGCGGATGTTTTGACGGATAAGGTCGTCCTTTTTCAGGATAGTGATCACTTGATCTTAGACGGTTACCGGTTGTCTCCGATCCCGCAGATAGTGCTCTCGCCAGGTGATTTAGTGGACGTCTCTTTGGTCCCGGTCGTCCCTGAGTCCGATGGAGAATGGAGCAAGCAAGCATCGGCGGAGAATAAGCGAGTCGGGTGGATGCATTTGGTCTCGGTGGGCAATACGCTGCGGGCAAAAGAAACGACTCCTCAAGCGATTCTGCAAAGCCAAGCCTTCTACCAGAATGCCACTCTGGAATCGACCGTCGAAGAGATTCTGTTTGATGTGCGTCATACCACGCTGCGGCTATCCGAAGGGGGAGTGAATTATGTTGCACTATTTCCTGCCCCGGAAAGTGTTGACTGGACTTACATATCGACCCAGCGAAAGCGATACCCGGTCGGTTCCCGGATCAAGCTAACGGGAGTGGTGGATGTCGCGGACGCGGACTTTATGAACGCCGCTTTTTTATTGCGAGGGGACGAATTGGATAAAATTCAAATCCTAGTGATCCCATTGCAGTGGACCTTGGCCCAGTTGAAGTGGGCTTTTTTACTCCTGGGCGGCATTCTGATTGTGGTTTTGCTATGGCAGTTTAGTTTGCGCCGCCAAGTCTTGGCCGCGACTCAAGAATTACGGTCTTTGAATGCGAGGGTATCGGCGGCGACGAGAGCCGTTCGCGACGGCATTCTTGTTTTTGATCTAGACCGGAAGGTTTCCCAGACGGATGAAGATCTGGAGCGAATTATTGGCGAATCGATTGATTTAGGGGTGACCGACGCGATTGTGTTAAGAACGCACTTGGGAGCTCGGTTTAGTCGAACCGCGGCGTTCAACAATTTCTGGCAAGCGGCTTTCGATAATCCGGCTTTGACAAAAACAAACGAGTTTGAAACCGTTTCTCCAGCAGGCTGGCTGTCGGTTTATACGGCCCCGGTGTTTGATGATGAGGGAGTCTATTTCGGCCGGATTTGGACCTTTGACGATATCACCCAAAGAAAACGGTTCGAGGAAGAGTGCGTCCAGTCGCAGAAGATTCGCGCCATTGGAAGGTTAGCGGGAGGGGTTGCTCACGATTTCAATAACCTACTGCATGTGATCGGGGCTAGCCTAGACCAGGTTGTGGCCGCTCCCGATTCTTCGACGGTCGCTGAACCGATCGCCATCGCTTCTGCGGCGGTCAAACGCGCGTCGGACATCACCCATCACCTGCTAACGTTTTCCCGACGCTCGACGCTCAGTAAAAAGACGATTCAGGTTACCGAATTGATTGACCAAGTTGCCGGTTTGATGCGTTCGACTTTGGGCGCCGATGTTGATTTCCGTACCGATGTTTCGAAGGATCTGTGGCCGGTGGAAGCGGACGCTGGACAGTTAGAGCAGGTCCTAATCAATCTTTGCCTTAACGCGCGTGACGCGCTGCGCAAGCGGCCTGGGGTGATTCGAATTCATGCGGAGAATTCAACCTTCGATAAGATTGGACAGACGGTCAAAATTCGTGTTTGCGATAATGGTGGGGGGATTCCTCACGAGATGTTGGATAAAATATTTGAACCGTTCTTTACAACGAAGGAGATCGGGGAGGGGACAGGGCTTGGCTTGGCAACTGCCCTTGGAGTGATTGAACAGCATGGTGGCAGAATTTTTTGTGAATCGGTTTATCAAAAGGGGACAGAAATCGTGATTCATTTACCAAAATCAGATAAACCGGCGGTACCCGTTCCGGTGAAAAATCATTCGCTTGCGTCGGAGGAGGTGAGGCGACCTAAGCGGGTGCTGTTGATCGATGACGACGATATGGTCCTGCGCTCGACGTCCTTGATGCTGCAAAGATTGCACCATGACGTGGTCTGTGCCATTGGAGGTCAAGCTGGTCTGGAACTACTCGGTGCGGACAAACCATTTGACGTTGTGATGCTTGATTTGACCATGCCGGAGATGTCAGGGCTGGAGACGCTGGAGGCTATTCGCAAACAGAATGCTGAAATTCCTGTAATCATTTGCAGTGGCTATTCCGAGGATGCCGAGCAACTTATTCACCAAAAAGAGATGCGTCCTGACGCATTCTTGGCTAAGCCATTTCGAAGCAAAGATCTTCGAGAAATCTTGCTGGCGTTCGATAGCCCTAAGTAA